A single region of the Natronorubrum daqingense genome encodes:
- a CDS encoding ArsR/SmtB family transcription factor, producing the protein MSEDTDLSTVLAVLDDEYARKILTHTSIEPMSASTLSERCDASLPTIYRRLDRLEECQLVSEETELAPDGNHYSVYSANLEHLELTLEDGSFELEITYREEDVADKFTRLWEGMR; encoded by the coding sequence GTGAGTGAGGATACTGATCTTTCGACAGTACTCGCGGTGCTCGACGACGAGTACGCACGCAAAATCCTCACCCATACGAGCATCGAACCCATGTCTGCCAGTACCCTGAGTGAGCGGTGTGATGCATCCCTGCCGACGATCTATCGCCGACTCGACCGCCTCGAGGAGTGCCAACTCGTCTCCGAGGAAACCGAACTCGCACCCGATGGTAATCACTACAGCGTCTACAGTGCGAACCTCGAGCACCTCGAACTCACCCTCGAAGACGGCTCGTTCGAACTCGAGATCACGTATCGCGAAGAGGACGTCGCCGACAAATTCACCCGGCTATGGGAGGGGATGCGATGA
- a CDS encoding alpha/beta hydrolase family protein, whose translation MSETTHRIPVANDESVAAVHHETTGTDWIVFCHGFLSDKSGSYEQRCRYALEHGYNAVRFDFRGCGESDGTFLEQTLSSKLADLRAVVDYFDIPSYVCFGSSFGGKVAFHAAIDDDRIDALVTREPVTANETFDDYRSSVERDGVLEFETGDRIDGRFFDDLERHRFGAVVADLSIPVAIFHGRADDSVGIEHSIDATRRLETDVLLEAFAGEGHRFTRAGERRLRRRMIDWLDTLA comes from the coding sequence ATGTCCGAGACGACGCACCGTATTCCAGTCGCGAACGACGAATCGGTCGCCGCCGTCCACCACGAAACGACCGGGACCGACTGGATCGTTTTCTGTCACGGCTTTCTGAGCGACAAATCGGGGAGCTACGAACAGCGATGTCGCTACGCCCTCGAGCACGGATACAACGCCGTCAGATTCGACTTTCGCGGCTGTGGCGAGTCCGATGGAACGTTCCTCGAGCAAACGCTCAGTTCGAAACTCGCGGACCTCCGGGCGGTCGTCGACTACTTCGATATTCCGTCGTACGTCTGCTTTGGCTCGAGTTTCGGCGGCAAAGTCGCGTTCCACGCGGCAATCGACGACGACCGGATCGATGCGCTCGTGACGCGAGAGCCGGTAACGGCGAACGAGACGTTCGACGACTATCGGTCGTCAGTCGAGCGCGACGGCGTCCTCGAGTTCGAAACGGGTGATCGAATCGACGGTCGGTTCTTCGACGACCTCGAGCGACACCGATTCGGTGCTGTCGTGGCCGACCTCTCGATCCCCGTCGCGATTTTCCACGGGAGAGCGGACGACTCCGTCGGTATCGAACACAGTATCGACGCGACACGTCGCCTCGAGACGGACGTATTGCTCGAGGCGTTCGCTGGAGAAGGTCATCGATTTACTCGAGCGGGGGAGCGACGGCTTCGACGGCGGATGATCGACTGGCTCGATACCCTCGCGTGA
- a CDS encoding HalOD1 output domain-containing protein: MTSSNLTLPDSAPVSQRVVSAVADATDTDPCELEPIFNAINPESLDSLFEPTNGGASRANGTIAFEYAGCDVTVSADGAIDVSVRTPRTTPQAESISTD; the protein is encoded by the coding sequence ATGACTTCCTCCAATCTCACGCTGCCCGACTCCGCGCCAGTAAGCCAGCGCGTCGTGTCCGCAGTTGCAGACGCGACGGACACGGATCCCTGTGAACTCGAGCCGATCTTCAACGCGATCAATCCGGAGAGCCTGGATTCCCTCTTCGAACCGACGAACGGTGGGGCATCTCGAGCCAACGGGACGATAGCGTTCGAATACGCGGGCTGTGACGTTACCGTCTCCGCCGATGGCGCTATCGACGTCTCGGTCCGAACGCCACGAACGACGCCCCAGGCCGAGTCGATCAGCACGGACTAA
- a CDS encoding DUF7576 family protein, with the protein MSLEQRSTSDSRCHYCGDEIETDEWHPAVIDKDRDPKLFTFCEQSCKEQWQSNHE; encoded by the coding sequence ATGAGCCTCGAACAGCGATCCACGTCCGATTCGCGGTGTCACTACTGCGGAGACGAAATTGAGACGGACGAGTGGCACCCTGCAGTGATCGACAAGGACCGCGATCCGAAATTGTTCACTTTCTGTGAACAGTCCTGTAAAGAACAGTGGCAGTCGAACCACGAGTAA
- a CDS encoding tyrosine-type recombinase/integrase, protein MLGENPRGTTVYEAVERYLEKKLESGGSRSTMKPVLESFAAFCTREGVEYVGDLDSNDCREFGLELRERAIDGEIAGSTANTYFAYVRAFLSFCVRDEQLDTNPAATESAEEFLPEDRPSRETQFWEPTQRERLLEYADERVRMAREESIDVPVDRAYRDRTIVVLLAELGLRGAEMFRDTTDDEREGLRWADVDLGRGRLEVLGKSRDREPVGLTKAARNALERLERVQDPPTDDWPLFPTGHAASKYTAVEEATGERPESGSDIDAICREAGVTPPSITKEAGRQILKQLTNEAGIELEGDADYLQPHGARRALGGELYEKGHSELAQKALRHASIETTHEAYSDIQAEDVAKTMDDIRE, encoded by the coding sequence ATGCTAGGCGAAAACCCCAGGGGTACGACCGTCTACGAGGCCGTCGAGCGCTACCTCGAGAAAAAACTCGAGTCGGGCGGCAGTCGATCGACGATGAAACCCGTCCTCGAGTCGTTCGCCGCGTTCTGCACTCGAGAGGGCGTCGAATACGTCGGCGACCTGGACTCGAATGACTGTCGAGAGTTCGGTCTCGAACTCCGCGAGCGGGCTATCGACGGTGAGATCGCCGGTTCGACCGCTAACACCTACTTCGCGTACGTCCGAGCGTTCCTCTCGTTTTGCGTCCGCGACGAGCAACTGGACACGAACCCCGCGGCGACCGAGAGCGCCGAGGAGTTCCTCCCCGAAGACAGGCCGTCCCGAGAGACGCAGTTCTGGGAGCCCACACAGCGCGAGCGACTCCTCGAGTACGCCGACGAACGAGTCCGCATGGCTCGCGAGGAGTCCATCGATGTACCGGTCGATCGCGCGTATCGCGACCGAACGATCGTCGTCCTCCTCGCCGAACTCGGGCTTCGCGGGGCCGAAATGTTCCGCGATACGACCGACGACGAGCGGGAGGGACTGCGGTGGGCTGACGTCGATCTCGGACGCGGCCGTCTCGAGGTTCTGGGCAAGTCACGCGACCGCGAACCCGTTGGACTCACGAAAGCCGCCCGAAATGCTCTCGAGCGCCTCGAGCGCGTACAGGACCCGCCGACCGACGACTGGCCGCTGTTTCCGACCGGGCACGCTGCGAGCAAGTATACCGCCGTCGAGGAGGCGACCGGCGAGCGTCCCGAGTCCGGCAGCGACATCGACGCAATCTGTCGCGAAGCGGGGGTCACACCGCCGTCGATCACCAAAGAAGCCGGTCGCCAGATCCTCAAACAACTCACGAACGAGGCGGGTATCGAACTCGAGGGCGACGCCGACTATCTCCAACCCCACGGGGCTCGGCGAGCACTCGGTGGCGAACTCTACGAAAAAGGCCATTCGGAACTGGCACAGAAAGCGCTGCGACACGCGTCCATCGAGACGACTCACGAGGCGTACAGCGACATTCAGGCCGAAGATGTCGCAAAGACCATGGATGACATTCGCGAGTGA
- a CDS encoding antitoxin VapB family protein encodes MVTKTISIKEEAYERLKDHKREGESFTDVVNRLTNADTDPLEAAGSVPGLVSEGEREAFREKFDEDVTERERELFGQ; translated from the coding sequence ATGGTGACGAAGACGATCTCGATCAAAGAAGAGGCCTACGAACGGTTGAAAGACCACAAACGGGAAGGAGAGAGTTTTACCGATGTCGTCAACCGACTCACTAACGCTGATACGGACCCACTCGAGGCAGCAGGGTCGGTCCCCGGACTGGTGAGCGAAGGTGAACGCGAAGCGTTCCGCGAAAAATTCGACGAGGACGTGACGGAGCGAGAACGTGAACTATTTGGACAGTAG
- a CDS encoding Na(+)/H(+) antiporter subunit D — MIEADLLTMAYPPLLVFIAALLVLVLPRTLGFAVGALSLAAVVAVAAFAPEGAHLTGTFLGFSDVRPFYIDEFTRMMGIALGFLGTFAVIYAYSSEASKTMAAFALAYVASAIGAAFAGDWLVLVFMWEIMAITSTLLVWHYGGDAVRAGYRYAIAHGIGGSLVLFAVIAHYAQVGTFVYGEGVDYPNALLAGGFAEGLPMLLAILGIGVNVAFVGFHTWLPDTYPRPHFAASVFLAAFTTKTSAYILLRAVPEGNIYLAYMGGLMAVYGVVFALLQHDMRALLSYHIQAQLGYMVAGIGIGTTIGAAGAMGHLFNNVLYKSLLFMAVGVVIYRTRENDLYKLGGLWREMPLTAIAFFIGALSITAVPGFSGFISKGMVLDAADPSYYGGSEYQALYWLLFIGAIGTFLSFIKLGFYVFFHGESDRSVRDSKPGQTVAMLSVGGACVVLGLPAIGWPVFTDLLPLIDGTEFLGPGGDEHTLTPYSTGHLLDALILITVSAIGFKLIRKPLSKMDYSDPALVVNPASYHIGRGSMRAVTATYAAVDNAVVGIVKRGYWVGNNPVLAVDAAARRVPVLEVEEQRPADGGRPSTIHLRTSIGTTVLLLTIVLTVIVWLLIS; from the coding sequence ATGATCGAAGCGGACCTCCTGACGATGGCGTACCCGCCGCTGCTGGTCTTTATCGCAGCGCTGCTCGTCCTCGTCTTACCGCGCACCCTCGGCTTCGCCGTCGGCGCGCTCAGCCTCGCAGCCGTCGTCGCCGTCGCCGCGTTCGCACCCGAGGGTGCCCACCTCACCGGCACGTTCCTCGGGTTCAGCGACGTCAGGCCGTTCTACATCGACGAGTTTACCCGAATGATGGGGATCGCCCTCGGCTTCCTCGGCACTTTCGCCGTGATCTACGCGTACTCGAGTGAGGCCTCGAAGACGATGGCCGCATTCGCCCTTGCCTACGTCGCGTCGGCGATCGGTGCGGCGTTCGCGGGCGACTGGCTCGTGCTCGTCTTCATGTGGGAGATCATGGCCATCACGAGCACGCTGCTCGTCTGGCACTACGGCGGCGACGCCGTCCGCGCGGGCTATCGCTACGCCATCGCGCACGGTATCGGTGGCAGCCTTGTGTTGTTCGCGGTGATCGCCCACTACGCGCAGGTCGGGACGTTCGTCTACGGCGAGGGCGTCGACTATCCGAACGCGCTGCTCGCTGGCGGGTTCGCGGAGGGGCTGCCGATGTTGCTCGCGATTCTCGGTATCGGCGTCAACGTCGCGTTCGTCGGCTTCCACACCTGGTTGCCCGACACCTACCCGCGACCACACTTCGCGGCCTCGGTGTTCCTCGCAGCGTTCACGACGAAGACGAGCGCGTACATTCTCCTGCGAGCGGTGCCAGAGGGCAACATCTACCTCGCCTACATGGGCGGTCTGATGGCCGTCTACGGCGTCGTTTTCGCGCTACTCCAGCACGATATGCGTGCGCTGTTATCCTATCACATCCAGGCCCAGCTGGGCTACATGGTCGCCGGGATCGGTATCGGGACGACGATCGGTGCCGCCGGCGCGATGGGACACCTGTTCAACAACGTCCTCTACAAGAGTCTGCTGTTCATGGCCGTCGGGGTCGTCATCTACCGCACTCGAGAAAACGACCTCTACAAGCTCGGCGGACTCTGGCGCGAGATGCCCCTGACCGCCATCGCCTTCTTCATCGGCGCGCTCTCGATTACCGCCGTTCCCGGTTTCAGTGGCTTCATCAGCAAGGGGATGGTGCTCGACGCCGCCGATCCGAGCTACTACGGCGGCTCGGAGTACCAGGCGCTGTACTGGTTGCTCTTTATCGGCGCGATCGGCACATTCCTCTCGTTCATCAAGCTCGGCTTCTACGTCTTCTTCCACGGCGAGAGCGACCGATCGGTTCGAGATTCCAAGCCCGGTCAGACGGTGGCGATGCTCTCCGTCGGCGGCGCCTGTGTCGTCCTCGGACTACCCGCGATCGGGTGGCCGGTCTTCACGGACCTGCTGCCACTGATCGACGGCACCGAGTTCCTCGGCCCCGGCGGCGACGAACACACGCTCACACCCTACAGCACCGGCCACCTGCTCGATGCGCTCATCCTCATCACGGTGTCCGCAATCGGCTTCAAACTCATCCGCAAGCCGCTCTCGAAGATGGACTACTCCGACCCGGCACTCGTGGTCAACCCGGCGTCCTACCACATCGGCCGCGGATCGATGCGCGCCGTCACCGCGACGTACGCAGCCGTCGACAACGCCGTCGTCGGCATCGTCAAACGCGGCTACTGGGTCGGTAACAATCCCGTGCTGGCGGTCGACGCCGCGGCTCGGCGAGTGCCAGTCCTCGAGGTCGAAGAACAACGACCGGCCGACGGTGGCCGCCCGTCGACGATCCACCTGCGCACGAGCATCGGGACGACCGTGCTCTTGCTCACGATCGTGCTGACGGTCATCGTCTGGTTGCTCATCAGCTGA
- a CDS encoding DUF7521 family protein: MSQNVVRVDEAPLFELLTIASLFLVALLGTIIAYQAYRGYRRNGTPSMLYLATGLLLLTLFPFLINVVVTTLTSPGQVVTVFLENVSRLCGLVAIMYSLYGRH; encoded by the coding sequence ATGAGCCAGAACGTCGTTCGAGTCGACGAAGCACCCCTGTTCGAACTGCTGACCATCGCCAGTCTCTTTCTCGTCGCACTGCTCGGGACGATCATCGCGTATCAGGCCTACCGAGGCTACCGTCGAAACGGTACGCCGTCGATGCTCTATCTCGCTACTGGGTTACTGTTGTTGACGCTCTTTCCGTTCTTGATCAACGTCGTCGTGACGACGCTCACGAGCCCGGGACAGGTCGTGACGGTGTTTCTCGAGAACGTGAGCCGATTGTGCGGCCTCGTCGCGATCATGTACTCGCTGTACGGTCGTCACTGA
- a CDS encoding PIN domain-containing protein, which yields MNYLDSSALVDFLDPQTEHHDDIRSFVEERPEKAWFVPTIVLYELYRYRARQVGPAGIAELEESLEWIDPVGLSKAAAREAALIDGELLSAGTPINQIDVLIAGVTREAGGTLITRDADFSAVSDLDVERYVSG from the coding sequence GTGAACTATTTGGACAGTAGCGCGCTCGTCGATTTTCTCGATCCCCAGACCGAGCACCACGACGACATTCGGTCATTTGTCGAAGAACGGCCGGAGAAAGCGTGGTTCGTCCCGACGATCGTTCTGTATGAGCTCTACCGATATCGAGCACGACAAGTCGGGCCTGCTGGGATAGCCGAACTCGAGGAGAGCCTCGAGTGGATTGACCCCGTCGGTTTGTCGAAAGCGGCGGCCCGTGAGGCAGCGTTGATCGACGGCGAGTTGCTGTCCGCGGGGACGCCGATCAACCAGATAGACGTCCTGATTGCGGGTGTTACTCGCGAGGCTGGTGGGACACTCATCACTCGAGACGCTGACTTTTCCGCAGTGAGTGACTTAGACGTCGAGCGTTACGTGTCGGGGTAA
- a CDS encoding bacterio-opsin activator domain-containing protein has product MTDRSFDPNTPFEAVANCARDAIIILSTDSTIQYANPAVESIFGYEPETVIGESVSVLLSDADAETLLEWFDQYLTTGDRSTDWGNIRLHGVCRSGETIPLSISLSDFTRDETTYFSGIFRDVSEQQRRETRLTELNRLAQDLTDAESFQDVCQRTVDAAQTILDHSIVSIELYDADEGQLVPCTWASDVDELSDEEQLFAAERSVPWNAFVTQERTLLSDLESEPDVEHDETPLRSVYIQPIGSYGVFIAGATETDAFDEATVDSANILVGNAYSSLERVDREESLREQRDQLADKTASIDRVRRINTVIRDLTKALTQAGGREEILSEVCTRLAASEPYQFAWFGSVDQTDAEIVPQASGGGGNGFLEEISVTADDDGFGHGLIDRVVDTRSPQVQNSIYQDPPFEPWRQAAIERGYRATIGVPVVYQDTFYGVINLYASEEYVFEQMEVAVLEELGETIGYALNADERKQAFTSDQSVELAFEVTNFGESLLGLGGDSDGSFELENLVERRDGTVTMFFTADEPEADDILEWLSKQSQVLDSRLVTDRTDDRLFESRLERSTIWAQLLQRGSIVCEAQTSGDSARLVIRIPRSADPRSYDALLEEWFDDVELVARREFDEPVMAPEEFEAELQDRLTERQEEVLETAYYAGYFEWPRETNSKELAETLGIAQPTMSRHLRSSEQKFLSMLYDDT; this is encoded by the coding sequence ATGACGGACCGATCGTTCGACCCGAATACACCTTTCGAGGCGGTAGCCAACTGCGCTCGAGATGCGATTATTATTCTCTCTACAGACAGCACGATTCAGTACGCAAATCCCGCCGTCGAATCAATTTTCGGGTACGAACCGGAGACCGTGATCGGTGAGTCCGTCTCGGTACTGTTGTCCGACGCCGATGCCGAAACGTTGCTCGAGTGGTTCGACCAGTATCTTACGACTGGCGACCGATCGACGGACTGGGGGAATATTCGACTGCACGGAGTGTGTCGAAGTGGGGAGACGATTCCGTTGAGCATCTCGCTGAGTGACTTTACTCGAGACGAAACGACGTACTTCAGCGGCATCTTTCGCGACGTTTCCGAACAACAACGACGCGAAACTCGACTCACTGAATTGAACCGCCTCGCACAGGATCTTACCGACGCGGAGTCGTTTCAAGACGTCTGCCAACGGACCGTCGACGCAGCACAAACGATACTCGATCACTCGATCGTCTCGATCGAACTGTACGACGCCGACGAAGGACAACTTGTTCCGTGTACGTGGGCGTCCGACGTCGACGAACTATCCGACGAAGAGCAGTTATTTGCCGCCGAGCGATCGGTGCCCTGGAACGCGTTCGTCACCCAGGAGCGAACCCTGCTCTCCGACCTCGAGTCGGAACCGGACGTCGAGCATGACGAGACGCCGCTTCGGAGTGTCTACATTCAGCCCATCGGGTCCTACGGCGTGTTTATCGCCGGTGCAACCGAGACGGATGCATTCGACGAGGCGACCGTCGACAGCGCAAACATCCTGGTCGGAAATGCGTATTCGTCGCTCGAGCGAGTCGACAGGGAAGAATCGCTGCGAGAACAACGGGACCAGCTTGCAGACAAAACGGCCTCGATCGATCGCGTTCGACGGATCAACACCGTCATTCGAGATCTGACGAAAGCGCTCACGCAGGCGGGCGGTCGTGAAGAAATTCTCTCTGAAGTCTGTACTCGCCTTGCCGCGTCCGAACCGTACCAGTTCGCGTGGTTCGGTTCGGTCGATCAGACGGACGCCGAGATCGTCCCCCAAGCGTCGGGCGGTGGGGGAAACGGATTTCTCGAGGAAATTTCAGTCACCGCCGACGACGACGGCTTTGGCCACGGACTGATCGACCGCGTCGTCGACACCCGTTCACCACAGGTCCAGAACTCGATCTATCAGGACCCGCCGTTCGAACCGTGGCGACAGGCCGCAATCGAACGCGGCTACCGAGCAACGATCGGCGTTCCGGTCGTCTATCAGGATACGTTCTACGGCGTAATCAACCTGTACGCGTCGGAAGAATACGTCTTCGAGCAGATGGAGGTTGCCGTACTAGAGGAACTCGGCGAGACGATCGGGTACGCACTCAACGCCGACGAGCGAAAGCAGGCGTTCACGAGCGATCAATCGGTCGAATTAGCCTTCGAGGTAACCAATTTCGGCGAGTCACTGCTCGGTCTGGGTGGCGATTCGGACGGCTCGTTCGAACTCGAGAACCTCGTCGAACGCCGTGACGGGACGGTGACGATGTTCTTTACGGCCGACGAACCGGAGGCAGACGACATCCTCGAGTGGCTGTCGAAGCAGTCACAGGTCCTCGATTCGCGACTGGTTACCGATCGAACCGACGACCGTCTCTTCGAGTCCCGCCTCGAGCGGTCGACGATCTGGGCACAACTCCTTCAACGCGGTAGTATCGTGTGCGAGGCACAGACATCCGGCGACTCGGCTCGATTGGTGATCCGAATCCCCCGAAGCGCCGATCCGCGCTCTTACGACGCGTTGCTCGAGGAGTGGTTCGACGACGTCGAACTCGTCGCGCGTCGGGAGTTCGACGAACCGGTGATGGCACCAGAGGAGTTCGAGGCGGAGCTTCAAGATCGATTGACCGAACGTCAAGAGGAGGTCCTCGAGACGGCGTACTACGCTGGATACTTCGAGTGGCCTCGGGAGACGAACTCGAAAGAGCTGGCAGAGACGCTCGGAATCGCCCAGCCGACGATGAGTCGACACCTTCGCTCGAGCGAGCAGAAGTTCCTCTCGATGCTCTACGATGACACGTAG
- a CDS encoding tyrosine-type recombinase/integrase: MSTDGNRVTIADAVDAYLQRKAVGDPDGPGAGTYASNAESILRRWVDWLEHTHDVTTFATLDETALRAYATELRTRTDRGEYTASTASTYYAVVRAFCSWCVRGGIIESNPAASERAESALPTAESTTNSEFWSPTQRRRLVTTIRERALEATSTESSDAERRNRLREYAIVALLAHSDVRGSELFRVPDDERRSGATWDDVDFYTGTIRVLGKSQRLEEVPLPAPARTPLRRYRVVLDPPSNEWPLFPTRHAPSIAARVRTTLAERGHTDEEIDAMFADATSVELARERDIAPPAITTEGARSVLKRLCTEANVDVDGEYLTPRGVRGDIDDADSQFRREASTTKSTLRASIFERTIAVPETPPEVIDVDSSERDD, from the coding sequence ATGAGCACGGACGGGAACCGCGTCACGATCGCCGACGCAGTCGACGCGTATCTCCAACGAAAAGCCGTCGGCGACCCCGACGGCCCCGGTGCGGGGACGTACGCGTCGAACGCGGAGTCGATACTTCGCCGATGGGTCGACTGGCTCGAACACACCCACGACGTCACGACGTTTGCGACGCTGGACGAAACGGCTCTCCGAGCGTACGCGACAGAGCTTCGCACACGTACTGATCGTGGCGAGTACACGGCGTCGACGGCGAGTACGTACTACGCCGTCGTCCGCGCGTTCTGTTCGTGGTGTGTCCGTGGGGGGATCATCGAGTCGAATCCAGCCGCCAGCGAGCGGGCGGAATCTGCACTCCCTACCGCCGAATCAACGACGAACTCCGAGTTCTGGTCGCCAACGCAGCGACGGCGACTCGTGACGACCATCCGCGAGCGGGCACTCGAGGCGACCAGCACGGAATCCAGCGACGCTGAACGACGCAATCGACTCCGAGAGTACGCGATCGTCGCGTTGCTGGCACACTCAGACGTCCGGGGGTCAGAACTGTTTCGCGTTCCCGACGACGAGCGACGCAGCGGGGCGACCTGGGACGATGTCGACTTCTACACGGGAACGATTCGCGTCCTCGGAAAATCCCAGCGACTCGAGGAGGTGCCGCTTCCGGCCCCGGCCCGAACGCCGCTGCGGCGCTACCGCGTCGTGCTCGATCCGCCGTCGAACGAGTGGCCGTTGTTTCCGACTCGTCACGCGCCGTCGATCGCCGCGCGAGTGCGAACGACGCTCGCCGAGCGTGGCCACACGGACGAAGAGATCGACGCGATGTTCGCGGACGCGACGTCGGTCGAACTCGCCCGCGAACGCGACATCGCGCCGCCGGCGATCACGACCGAAGGTGCGCGTTCGGTCCTCAAACGCCTCTGTACGGAAGCGAACGTCGACGTCGACGGCGAGTATCTCACGCCTCGAGGCGTGCGCGGCGACATCGACGACGCCGACAGCCAGTTCAGACGCGAAGCGTCGACGACGAAGTCCACGTTACGCGCGTCCATCTTCGAGCGGACGATCGCCGTTCCCGAGACGCCGCCGGAGGTCATCGACGTGGACTCGAGCGAGCGAGACGACTAA